The following are encoded together in the Streptomyces tsukubensis genome:
- a CDS encoding ABC transporter ATP-binding protein, with protein MIRFEDVSVTYDGSREPSVGGFDLTVPEGELMLLVGPSGVGKSTVLGTVSGLVPHFTGGTLRGRVTVAGRDTRTHKPRELADVVGTVGQDPLSHFVTDTVEDELAYGMESQGLAPDVMRRRVEETLDLLGLAELRDRPIATLSGGQQQRVAIGSVLTPQPRVLVLDEPTSALDPAAAEEVLAVLQRLVHDLGTTVLMAEHRLERVVQYADQVVLLPGPGLPPVVGSPADVMAVSPVRPPVVALGRLAGWSPLPLSVRDARRAAPPLRARLAGLEPATEARAQVSAGPVPAPVARRGRRWPFGRRADASTPLVEGPSAEVSGLSVTRGGVRALRGVDLSLSPGETVALMGRNGAGKSTLLSALVGLVEPTSGTVRVGGAVPARTGPRELIRRVGLVPQEPRDLLYADTVAAECAAADADASAEPGTCRGLVTRLLPGVRDDTHPRDLSEGQRLVLALAVVLTARPPLLLLDEPTRGLDYAAKGRLVGVVSALAAEGHAVVLATHDVELAADLAARVVILADGEIVADGPTKDVVVSSPAFAPQVAKILAPGAWLTVAQVERALKACDDGAGDRGDGSRDRGPDVTGARE; from the coding sequence ATGATCAGGTTCGAGGATGTCTCGGTCACCTACGACGGGTCGCGGGAGCCCTCGGTCGGCGGGTTCGACCTGACCGTGCCTGAGGGCGAGTTGATGCTCCTCGTGGGGCCCTCGGGGGTCGGCAAGTCCACGGTGCTCGGTACGGTGAGCGGTCTGGTGCCGCACTTCACCGGCGGGACCCTGCGCGGCCGGGTGACCGTGGCGGGCCGCGACACCCGCACCCACAAGCCCCGCGAACTGGCCGACGTCGTCGGCACGGTGGGCCAGGACCCCCTCTCGCACTTCGTCACCGACACGGTCGAGGACGAGCTGGCCTACGGCATGGAGTCGCAGGGGCTCGCCCCTGACGTCATGCGGCGCAGGGTCGAGGAGACCCTTGACCTGCTGGGCCTCGCGGAGCTGCGGGACCGGCCGATCGCCACGCTCTCCGGCGGTCAGCAGCAGCGTGTCGCCATCGGCTCCGTACTGACTCCGCAGCCGCGGGTCCTCGTCCTGGACGAACCGACCTCCGCACTGGACCCGGCCGCCGCGGAGGAGGTACTCGCGGTGCTCCAGCGACTGGTGCACGACCTGGGTACGACGGTGCTGATGGCGGAGCACAGGCTTGAGCGGGTCGTGCAGTACGCGGACCAAGTGGTGCTGCTCCCGGGCCCCGGCCTGCCGCCGGTGGTGGGCTCCCCCGCCGATGTCATGGCCGTCTCCCCCGTGCGTCCGCCGGTCGTCGCACTCGGCCGACTGGCGGGCTGGTCGCCGCTCCCGCTTTCGGTGCGGGACGCCCGCAGGGCGGCGCCGCCGCTCAGAGCCAGGCTGGCGGGGCTCGAACCGGCCACCGAGGCACGGGCACAGGTCTCCGCGGGCCCCGTCCCCGCCCCGGTGGCCCGGCGTGGCCGACGGTGGCCCTTCGGGAGGCGCGCCGACGCGTCCACGCCCCTTGTGGAGGGTCCGTCGGCCGAGGTCTCGGGGCTCTCCGTCACACGGGGAGGCGTGCGGGCCCTGCGCGGAGTCGACCTCTCGCTCTCCCCCGGTGAGACGGTGGCCCTCATGGGCAGGAACGGAGCGGGCAAGTCCACGCTCCTCTCCGCCCTGGTCGGCCTCGTCGAGCCCACCTCGGGGACGGTGCGGGTCGGCGGCGCGGTGCCCGCGCGCACCGGGCCGCGCGAGCTGATCCGCAGGGTCGGCCTCGTCCCCCAGGAGCCCAGGGACCTGCTCTACGCGGACACCGTGGCCGCGGAGTGCGCGGCCGCGGACGCGGACGCGAGCGCGGAGCCCGGCACCTGCCGCGGCCTGGTGACCCGGCTGCTGCCGGGGGTGCGCGACGACACGCACCCCCGCGACCTGTCCGAGGGGCAGCGGCTCGTCCTGGCCCTCGCGGTGGTCCTGACCGCGCGTCCGCCGCTGCTGCTGCTCGACGAACCGACGCGCGGCCTCGACTACGCGGCCAAGGGCCGGCTCGTCGGCGTGGTGAGCGCCCTCGCGGCCGAGGGCCACGCCGTCGTCCTCGCCACGCACGACGTGGAGCTCGCCGCCGACCTGGCGGCACGGGTGGTCATCCTCGCCGACGGGGAGATCGTCGCGGACGGCCCGACCAAGGACGTGGTGGTCTCCTCCCCCGCGTTCGCCCCGCAGGTGGCCAAGATCCTGGCGCCCGGCGCGTGGCTGACCGTGGCTCAGGTGGAACGTGCCCTGAAGGCGTGCGACGACGGCGCCGGGGACCGCGGCGACGGCTCCAGGGATCGCGGGCCCGACGTGACCGGGGCCAGGGAGTGA
- a CDS encoding ECF transporter S component produces MRRVPEAGVRPVRVAGGDGQARAIRLGPRSVAALALVSAVGVVAFGWPLLASSGSGLAHSADAPWLFAALLPLLLAVVVAAIADGGLDAKAVAMLGVLAAAGAALRPLGAGTAGIEPMFFLMVLSGRVLGPGFGFVLGGVSMFASALLTGGVGPWMPFQMLSMGWVCMGAGLLPGPDSLRGRRELWMLAGYGAVASVLYGTVMNLQGWPYIAGLSTGVSFVPGDPVGDNLARFVTYCLATSLGWDLPRAVVTVVLGLALGPAVLKALRRASRRAAFEAPVSFDTSVPGTDGPELVTGGSELVTGGSESATNGPEVAPATPKRPTKRSN; encoded by the coding sequence GTGCGGCGGGTCCCGGAGGCGGGAGTACGGCCTGTCCGGGTGGCGGGCGGTGACGGACAGGCGCGGGCGATCCGGCTCGGCCCCCGTTCGGTGGCCGCGCTCGCGCTGGTCAGCGCCGTCGGTGTCGTCGCCTTCGGCTGGCCGCTGCTGGCCTCGTCGGGTTCCGGGCTCGCGCATTCCGCGGACGCGCCCTGGCTGTTCGCCGCGCTGCTGCCGCTGCTGCTCGCCGTGGTCGTCGCCGCCATCGCCGACGGAGGTCTCGACGCGAAGGCCGTCGCGATGCTCGGCGTACTCGCGGCGGCCGGGGCGGCGCTGCGTCCCCTCGGCGCGGGCACGGCGGGTATCGAGCCGATGTTCTTCCTGATGGTGCTGTCGGGGCGGGTCCTGGGCCCCGGCTTCGGCTTCGTGCTCGGCGGCGTGTCGATGTTCGCCTCGGCCCTTCTGACGGGCGGGGTGGGGCCCTGGATGCCGTTCCAGATGCTGTCGATGGGCTGGGTCTGCATGGGCGCGGGGCTGCTCCCCGGCCCCGACTCCCTGCGCGGGCGGCGCGAGCTGTGGATGCTCGCCGGATACGGGGCGGTGGCCTCCGTTCTCTACGGCACGGTGATGAACCTTCAGGGCTGGCCGTACATCGCGGGCCTCTCGACGGGTGTCTCCTTCGTACCGGGCGATCCGGTCGGCGACAACCTCGCGCGGTTCGTCACGTACTGCCTGGCCACCTCGCTGGGCTGGGACCTGCCGCGCGCGGTGGTGACGGTGGTGCTGGGTCTCGCGCTGGGCCCCGCCGTACTGAAGGCGCTGCGCCGGGCCTCCCGCAGGGCCGCGTTCGAGGCCCCGGTCTCCTTCGACACGTCCGTACCCGGCACCGACGGGCCCGAACTCGTCACTGGTGGGTCCGAACTCGTCACCGGTGGGTCCGAATCCGCCACCAATGGACCCGAAGTGGCACCAGCCACACCGAAAAGGCCTACAAAGCGGTCGAATTAG
- a CDS encoding aggregation-promoting factor C-terminal-like domain-containing protein: MHASSVSLLRRVATPKKVLTGTALAGITAGLALSAAPAQAAPRTAAPTASVRSAAPAAASSSSSSAQAIAKKLIPDSAQYQAFSKIVAKESGWNIHAQNSSSGAYGLVQALPANKMASAGSDWKDNAETQIKWGLDYMNERYGSPVGAWQHEQANGWY, from the coding sequence TTGCACGCCTCGTCTGTTTCTCTCCTTCGCCGCGTCGCCACCCCGAAGAAGGTCCTCACGGGTACCGCCCTCGCGGGCATCACCGCGGGCCTGGCCCTGTCGGCCGCCCCGGCCCAGGCCGCCCCGCGCACCGCCGCCCCGACCGCCTCGGTGCGGTCGGCCGCCCCCGCGGCTGCCTCGTCGTCCTCCTCCTCGGCCCAGGCGATCGCGAAGAAGCTGATCCCGGACTCCGCGCAGTACCAGGCGTTCAGCAAGATCGTCGCCAAGGAGAGCGGCTGGAACATCCACGCCCAGAACTCCTCCTCCGGCGCCTACGGCCTGGTCCAGGCCCTGCCCGCCAACAAGATGGCTTCCGCCGGCTCGGACTGGAAGGACAACGCCGAGACCCAGATCAAGTGGGGCCTCGACTACATGAACGAGCGTTACGGCAGCCCGGTCGGCGCCTGGCAGCACGAGCAGGCCAACGGCTGGTACTGA
- a CDS encoding bifunctional glycosyltransferase 87/phosphatase PAP2 family protein → MANVEHGGAGNAFGAGPARTSRSWVVAVGAGLWLAVVALLLRQAAAVLRLPPGERLTDLETWIGPEGVLHVPGSLYATDRFTGTPFAGLVLKPLKQSAESALGVAWTSVSLLLVVALGLIAARALPEPVTRRTSLLAAPVAICLLMVSLPVRNAMHLGQTSILPVLLVLLGCFTVRGQRTSGVLIGIGAAFQPTMLLFAPLLWLTGRRTAAISSVATFLGCTALTWAVMPSDSWTYWVHHLAGAGLGSSEGLTNQSLHGALLRFGMHGPLEIVLFLLLAAAVCYVGLRRAVRYAREGQLLLAVALTGCVAVAISPTTWQHQMLWVLLTVAGRVGKRASDRFVWPVAVILAISLPPKVLLPNMTLLDPLAQNVVLVAALAAACAVPFLSTSSPYYGSPTPTVYAAPVRARLRKVPLLPFWKRLLTRPNLLLELLLIRVGYSAYSHVRLVARGGRPTAEHHGEQIHSLEKALFIDIEHWANHAVVKVPWLEEFLNFYYETFHFFVPLGVLAVLYIRRPVDYRWARSALGFATVLALLGFWLYPLAPPRLMPGLGFIDTVHGVQDFSKPDYGTLTSVTNQYAAMPSLHFGWSLWCGVVIAVLAPKVWMKVLGLLHPFFTVCAIVATANHWVLDAVGGATVVGIGFGLVYVLAGPRPRKEGVPDDPGEPPGETVVAPLPVDVKGGSAG, encoded by the coding sequence GTGGCGAACGTGGAACATGGTGGTGCTGGGAATGCCTTCGGGGCAGGACCGGCTCGGACCTCCAGATCGTGGGTCGTGGCGGTGGGAGCCGGTCTCTGGCTGGCCGTCGTGGCGCTGTTGCTGCGCCAAGCGGCCGCGGTGCTGCGGCTGCCACCAGGCGAGCGACTGACGGATCTGGAGACCTGGATCGGCCCGGAGGGCGTCCTGCACGTACCGGGCTCCCTTTACGCGACGGACCGCTTCACGGGTACTCCCTTCGCGGGACTCGTACTCAAACCGCTCAAACAGTCCGCCGAGAGCGCCCTCGGTGTCGCCTGGACCTCCGTCTCGCTGCTGCTCGTGGTGGCGCTGGGACTGATCGCGGCGCGCGCCCTGCCCGAGCCCGTCACCCGGCGGACCTCGCTGCTGGCCGCGCCCGTCGCGATCTGCCTGCTGATGGTGTCGCTGCCCGTGCGCAACGCGATGCACCTGGGGCAGACCAGCATCCTCCCGGTCCTGCTGGTGCTCCTGGGCTGCTTCACCGTCCGGGGGCAGCGCACGAGCGGTGTCCTCATCGGGATCGGGGCGGCGTTCCAGCCGACGATGCTGCTCTTCGCGCCCCTGCTGTGGCTGACGGGACGCCGCACCGCGGCGATCTCCTCGGTGGCCACCTTCCTCGGCTGTACCGCCCTCACCTGGGCCGTCATGCCGAGCGACTCCTGGACCTACTGGGTGCACCACCTCGCGGGCGCGGGCCTCGGCTCCAGTGAGGGGCTCACCAACCAGTCACTGCACGGCGCGCTGCTGCGCTTCGGTATGCACGGCCCACTGGAGATCGTGCTCTTCCTGCTGCTCGCCGCCGCCGTCTGCTACGTGGGGCTGCGCCGCGCCGTGCGCTACGCGCGGGAAGGGCAACTGCTGCTCGCCGTCGCGCTGACCGGCTGCGTCGCTGTCGCCATCTCGCCCACCACCTGGCAGCACCAGATGCTGTGGGTGCTGTTGACGGTGGCCGGCAGGGTCGGCAAGCGGGCCTCCGACCGTTTCGTCTGGCCGGTCGCCGTGATCCTCGCGATCTCACTGCCGCCGAAGGTCCTGCTGCCCAACATGACGCTGCTCGATCCCCTCGCGCAGAACGTGGTGCTGGTCGCGGCCCTGGCGGCCGCCTGCGCCGTACCGTTCCTCTCCACCTCGTCGCCGTACTACGGGAGCCCGACGCCCACCGTGTACGCGGCCCCGGTCCGGGCGCGGCTGCGGAAGGTGCCGCTGCTGCCGTTCTGGAAGCGGCTGCTGACCCGCCCGAACCTGCTGCTCGAACTGCTGCTGATCCGCGTCGGCTACTCCGCCTATTCCCATGTCCGGCTCGTAGCGCGCGGCGGCAGGCCCACGGCGGAACATCACGGAGAGCAGATCCACTCGCTGGAGAAGGCGCTCTTCATCGACATCGAACACTGGGCCAACCACGCGGTGGTGAAGGTCCCGTGGCTGGAGGAGTTCCTCAACTTCTACTACGAGACGTTCCACTTCTTCGTACCGCTCGGTGTCCTCGCCGTCCTCTACATCCGCCGCCCCGTCGACTATCGCTGGGCCCGCAGCGCGCTCGGCTTCGCGACGGTGCTCGCGCTGCTCGGCTTCTGGCTCTACCCGCTGGCCCCGCCGCGGCTGATGCCGGGGCTCGGCTTCATCGACACGGTCCACGGGGTGCAGGACTTCAGCAAGCCCGACTACGGGACGCTGACGTCCGTGACCAACCAGTACGCGGCGATGCCCTCGCTGCACTTCGGCTGGTCGCTGTGGTGCGGTGTCGTCATCGCGGTGCTCGCGCCGAAGGTGTGGATGAAGGTGCTCGGGCTGCTGCACCCGTTCTTCACGGTCTGCGCGATCGTCGCCACCGCCAACCACTGGGTGCTGGACGCGGTGGGCGGCGCGACGGTCGTCGGGATCGGCTTCGGTCTCGTCTACGTACTCGCGGGGCCGCGACCACGCAAGGAAGGCGTACCTGACGACCCCGGTGAGCCGCCGGGGGAGACGGTGGTCGCGCCGCTTCCCGTCGACGTCAAGGGCGGATCGGCCGGTTAG
- the proP gene encoding glycine betaine/L-proline transporter ProP, with amino-acid sequence MGGSASPHPVEVTVADSAQVKRAVKAAALGNAMEWFDFGVYSYIAVTLGKVFFPSGDSTAQLLSTFGAFAAAFLVRPLGGLVFGPLGDRIGRQRVLAVTMIMMAAGTFAIGLIPSYGSIGVWAPVLLLLARLVQGFSTGGEYAGASTFIAEYAPDKKRGFLGSWLEFGTLAGYIGGAGLVTLMTALLSNDALLSWGWRIPFMIAGPMGLIGLYLRMRLEETPAFAKQLEKEEARPKVALREMVTGQWRSLLLCVALVLVFNVTDYMLLSYMPSYLTSELKYDETHGLLVILAVMALMMCVQPYAGRLTDRVGRRPVIAAGCVGFLVFSVPALLLIRQGSLAAIGLGTAALGVLLVCFTATMPSTLPALFPTRVRFGSLSIGFNVSVSVFGGTTPLVVTALIGATGNKMMPAYYMMAAAVIGGVAVWFLKESAGRPLPGSGPSVETEAEADALRAAAEETRESVDGTQREARTGLVPEQAAAGR; translated from the coding sequence CTGGGCGGCTCCGCCTCCCCCCACCCCGTCGAAGTGACGGTGGCCGACTCCGCGCAGGTGAAGCGCGCGGTCAAGGCGGCGGCGCTGGGTAACGCGATGGAGTGGTTCGACTTCGGCGTCTACAGCTACATCGCGGTGACCCTGGGCAAGGTCTTCTTCCCCTCGGGCGACTCCACGGCGCAGCTCCTCTCGACCTTCGGCGCCTTCGCGGCCGCGTTTCTCGTCAGGCCGCTCGGCGGACTGGTTTTCGGCCCCCTCGGGGACCGCATCGGGCGTCAGCGCGTACTCGCGGTAACAATGATCATGATGGCGGCCGGCACCTTCGCCATCGGCCTCATCCCCAGTTACGGCTCGATCGGCGTCTGGGCGCCGGTGCTGCTGTTGCTCGCCCGGCTGGTGCAGGGGTTCTCCACGGGCGGCGAGTACGCGGGAGCCTCGACCTTCATCGCCGAGTACGCGCCCGACAAGAAACGCGGCTTCCTCGGAAGCTGGCTGGAATTCGGCACCCTCGCCGGTTACATCGGCGGCGCCGGTCTGGTGACGCTCATGACGGCACTGCTCAGCAATGACGCGCTGCTCTCCTGGGGCTGGCGCATCCCGTTCATGATCGCGGGGCCCATGGGCCTGATCGGTCTCTACCTGCGGATGCGCCTCGAAGAGACCCCCGCCTTCGCCAAGCAGTTGGAGAAGGAGGAGGCGCGTCCCAAGGTGGCGCTGCGGGAGATGGTCACCGGCCAGTGGCGCTCACTGCTGCTGTGCGTGGCGCTCGTGCTGGTCTTCAACGTCACCGACTACATGCTGCTCTCGTACATGCCGAGCTACCTCACCTCCGAGCTGAAGTACGACGAGACCCACGGTCTGCTGGTGATCCTCGCGGTGATGGCGCTGATGATGTGCGTCCAGCCGTACGCGGGCCGGCTCACCGACCGGGTGGGACGCCGCCCCGTCATCGCGGCGGGCTGCGTCGGCTTCCTGGTCTTCTCCGTCCCCGCCCTGCTGCTGATCCGCCAGGGCAGCCTGGCCGCGATCGGCCTCGGCACGGCCGCACTCGGCGTACTGCTCGTCTGCTTCACGGCGACGATGCCCTCGACACTGCCCGCGCTCTTCCCGACCCGCGTCCGCTTCGGCTCGCTCTCGATCGGCTTCAACGTCTCCGTGTCGGTCTTCGGCGGTACGACTCCGCTGGTCGTCACCGCGCTGATCGGCGCCACGGGCAACAAGATGATGCCCGCGTACTACATGATGGCCGCGGCCGTGATCGGCGGTGTGGCGGTCTGGTTCCTCAAGGAGTCGGCCGGCCGGCCGCTGCCCGGCTCGGGCCCTTCCGTGGAGACCGAGGCCGAGGCGGACGCGCTGCGGGCGGCGGCGGAGGAAACACGCGAGAGCGTGGACGGAACTCAGCGGGAGGCCCGCACGGGGCTGGTACCGGAACAGGCGGCGGCTGGGCGTTGA
- a CDS encoding O-methyltransferase — translation MTQEQWTDVDAYFTSRLVPSDEALDAALRACEAAGLPSINVAPNQGKLLRLFAEIQGARRILEIGTLGGYSTIWLARALPEDGRLVTLEADPAHAEVARANLSHAGLDGVTEVRVGPALDSLPVLAAELGEEGNGADPFDLVFIDADKGNNPHYLEWSLKLTRPGSVIIGDNVARGGAVADADTDDPVIVGTRRMIELMGANPRLSATAVQTVGSKGYDGFVLARVLP, via the coding sequence ATGACGCAGGAACAATGGACCGACGTTGACGCCTACTTCACCTCGCGGCTCGTTCCCTCCGACGAAGCACTCGATGCGGCGCTGCGCGCCTGCGAAGCCGCCGGGTTGCCGTCGATCAACGTCGCACCGAACCAGGGAAAGCTGCTCAGGCTGTTCGCCGAGATCCAGGGCGCGCGACGCATCCTGGAGATCGGAACTCTCGGCGGGTACAGCACCATCTGGCTGGCCCGCGCCCTGCCCGAGGACGGCCGGCTGGTCACGCTGGAGGCCGACCCCGCGCACGCCGAGGTCGCCCGCGCCAACCTCAGCCACGCGGGGCTGGACGGTGTCACCGAGGTGCGGGTGGGGCCGGCGCTCGACAGTCTCCCCGTACTGGCGGCGGAGTTGGGCGAGGAAGGCAACGGAGCGGACCCCTTCGACCTCGTCTTCATCGACGCCGACAAGGGGAACAACCCGCACTACCTGGAGTGGTCGCTCAAGCTCACCCGGCCGGGCAGTGTGATCATCGGCGACAACGTGGCACGCGGCGGCGCCGTGGCCGACGCCGATACCGATGACCCGGTGATCGTCGGTACCCGGCGCATGATCGAACTGATGGGCGCGAACCCCCGGCTGAGCGCCACGGCGGTCCAGACCGTGGGGTCCAAGGGCTACGACGGTTTCGTCCTCGCACGCGTCCTGCCGTGA
- a CDS encoding FHA domain-containing protein has protein sequence MLELTMASLSGAPDTGATAGMQLTDAADDPGTVLRIGRDQGLCVLVAPQDWLFVSRAHLEFRCGPGGGWTVTWLRGSRPEPSSETRVESQGEVRPLAYGETWALPPATAGELVVQDRSGPRSIHVGYYLESGTGGTGGTGRPGGPGGTGGAGGAG, from the coding sequence GTGCTGGAGCTCACCATGGCCTCACTGTCCGGCGCGCCCGACACGGGAGCGACCGCGGGCATGCAGCTCACGGACGCCGCCGACGATCCAGGTACCGTCCTGCGCATAGGGCGCGACCAGGGACTCTGCGTTCTCGTGGCGCCCCAGGACTGGCTGTTCGTCTCCCGCGCACACCTTGAGTTCCGCTGCGGGCCGGGCGGCGGATGGACCGTCACCTGGCTGCGCGGCTCCCGTCCTGAACCGTCGTCGGAGACGCGCGTCGAGAGCCAGGGGGAGGTCCGGCCTCTCGCGTACGGCGAGACCTGGGCCCTCCCGCCCGCGACCGCCGGTGAACTGGTCGTCCAGGACCGGTCAGGGCCCCGCAGCATCCACGTCGGGTACTACCTGGAGAGCGGTACGGGTGGTACGGGCGGTACGGGCAGGCCTGGTGGGCCTGGCGGTACGGGAGGGGCTGGCGGGGCCGGCTGA
- a CDS encoding antibiotic biosynthesis monooxygenase family protein, which translates to MSVVKINVLTVPAEQRETLEKRFAARAGAVENSDGFEHFELLRPVEGTDQYLVYTRWRDEEAFKAWFDGPMKAAHQSGPKEGTEGKEGTEGAERPKPAASGSTLWSFEVIQQTEAPAAKG; encoded by the coding sequence ATGAGCGTAGTGAAGATCAACGTCCTGACCGTCCCGGCCGAGCAGCGGGAGACCCTGGAGAAGCGCTTCGCCGCCCGTGCGGGCGCCGTGGAGAACTCCGACGGCTTCGAGCACTTCGAACTCCTGCGCCCCGTCGAGGGCACTGACCAGTACCTCGTGTACACGCGGTGGCGCGACGAGGAAGCCTTCAAGGCATGGTTCGACGGCCCCATGAAGGCCGCGCACCAGAGCGGCCCGAAGGAGGGTACCGAGGGTAAGGAGGGCACCGAGGGCGCGGAACGGCCGAAGCCCGCAGCCTCAGGATCGACCCTGTGGTCCTTCGAGGTGATCCAGCAGACCGAGGCGCCCGCCGCCAAGGGCTGA